A genomic region of Podarcis raffonei isolate rPodRaf1 chromosome 13, rPodRaf1.pri, whole genome shotgun sequence contains the following coding sequences:
- the LOC128400336 gene encoding olfactory receptor 6B1-like, whose translation MLTLERRNETTITEFVLHGFGELQELHILLFVVFLIIYIMTMAGNLIIVTLVVNDQHLHTPMYFFLGNLSCLETCYSSTILPRMLASLLSKNPGVSVNGCIVQLWAFVFLAVTECYLLAAMSYDRYIAICRPLHYSVLMNFKVCLQLVAGSWIGSFVIDTILLGFILQVTFCGHNVIEHFFCDFIPMMNLACSDASQVKLVSAVLTSISTLPPFVLTIASYVCIITAILGIPSTTGRQKAFSTCSSHLIVVTIFYGSLTIVYLLQDNNQLRTLNKVFSIFYTILTPLLNPLIYSLRNKEVKEALRRTANKCANCIRVH comes from the coding sequence ATGTTGACATTGGAGAGGAGAAATGAAACCACCATTACAGAATTTGTCCTTCATGGCTTTGGAGAGCTCCAGGAGTTACATATTCTTCTCTTCGTGGTGTTTCTAATCATCTACATCATGACTATGGCTGGGAACCTGATCATTGTCACATTGGTTGTCAATGATCAGCACCTCCACACCCCCATGTATTTCTTTCTGGGCAACTTGTCTTGCTTGGAGACCTGCTATAGCTCAACCATCCTCCCCAGAATGCTGGCCAGTTTATTAAGCAAAAACCCAGGTGTATCTGTTAATGGCTGCATTGTGCAATTATGGGCATTTGTGTTCTTAGCAGTAACTGAGTGCTATCTCCTGGCAGCAATGTCTTATGACCGTTACATAGCAATATGCCGCCCCTTGCATTATTCTGTCCTTATGAATTTCAAGGTTTGCCTCCAGCTGGTAGCTGGGTCTTGGATTGGCAGTTTTGTCATAGACACAATATTGTTAGGTTTTATACTACAGGTAACCTTCTGTGGCCACAATGTGATTGAGCATTTCTTTTGTGATTTCATTCCGATGATGAACCTGGCCTGCAGTGATGCAAGTCAGGTGAAACTGGTATCGGCTGTTCTGACTTCTATCTCTACCCTGCCACCATTCGTTCTGACTATAGCATCATACGTATGCATCATCACTGCCATTCTTGGCATCCCATCCACCACAGGAAGGCAAAAGGCTTTCTCCACTTGCTCTTCCCATCTCATTGTGGTGACCATTTTCTATGGCTCTCTCACCATTGTGTATCTTTTACAAGACAACAATCAACTGAGAACACTTAATAAGGTATTCTCTATCTTTTATACCATCTTGACACCTCTACTTAATCCCCTTATATACAGCCTGAGGAATAAAGAGGTGAAGGAGGCCTTAAGGAGAACAGCTAACAAATGTGCTAACTGTATAAGAGTTCATtga
- the LOC128399284 gene encoding olfactory receptor 6B1-like — translation MKTMKKEEERNETNIAEFILLGFGDIQELQIFLFMLFLIIYIMTMVGNILIVVLVVLDQSLHTPMYFFLGNLSCLEACYSSTILPRMLASFLTKNQSVSVNGCIVQLWVFGFLIAAECYLLTAMSYDRYVAICRPLHYPFLMNFKICLQLVVGSWIGSFVVNVILLIFTLQLTFCGYSVIDHFFCDFIPIVNVACSDTHQIKILSLALTSICTLPPFSITIASYGCIINAILDIPSSTGRQKAFSTCSSHLIVVTIFYGTIIAVYILPDTNQLRELNKVFSVFYTILTPLLNPLIYSLRNKEVKEALRKVAYKYAHIRVY, via the coding sequence ATGAAAACcatgaagaaagaggaggagagaaaTGAAACCAACATAGCAGAATTCATCCTTCTTGGTTTTGGAGACATCCAGGAACTCCAGATTTTTCTATTCATGCTGTTTCTAATTATATACATTATGACCATGGTTGGGAACATCCTCATTGTTGTACTAGTTGTGCTTGATCAAAGCTTACACacacccatgtatttcttccttgGGAATCTGTCTTGCTTGGAGGCCTGCTACAGTTCAACCATCCTCCCTAGAATGCTGGCCAGTTTCTTAACCAAGAACCAAAGTGTTTCGGTGAATGGGTGCATTGTGCAATTGTGGGTTTTTGGTTTCTTGATAGCAGCAGAGTGCTACCTCCTGACAGCAATGTCCTACGATCGCTATGTCGCAATATGCAGGCCCTTGCATTATCCATTTCTCATGAATTTCAAAATCTGCCTCCAGCTGGTGGTTGGTTCTTGGATTGGCAGTTTTGTGGTAAACGTGATCTTGTTAATTTTTACACTGCAGTTAACCTTCTGCGGCTACAGTGTTATTGATCATTTCTTTTGTGATTTCATTCCAATAGTGAATGTTGCCTGCAGTGACACAcatcaaataaaaattctgtcACTTGCTCTGACCTCCATCTGCACACTGCCACCATTCAGTATAACAATAGCGTCCTATGGGTGCATCATTAATGCCATTCTTGACATCCCGTCCTCCACAGGAAGGCAAAAGGCCTTCTCTACCTGCTCTTCTCATCTCATTGTGGTGACCATTTTCTACGGCACCATCATCGCTGTGTACATTTTGCCAGACACCAACCAACTGAGAGAGCTGAACAAAGTCTTCTCTGTCTTTTACACAATATTGACACCTCTCCTCAATCCTCTAATATATAGTCTGAGGAACAAAGAGGTGAAGGAGGCCTTGAGGAAAGTAGCTTACAAATATGCACATATAAGAGTTTATTAA
- the LOC128400338 gene encoding olfactory receptor 14A16-like produces the protein MIFLTCSLGSSEHSSSTFQIHMLIPIKKTTQITTRHENEACKHFHEITQDLPTNSLEPHTSTMFNQSSGVVEFLLYGFSDTQEWETFHFITFLVIYLMAVTENLLIITVITCSPQLHKPMYFFLANLAFQDLGSISVSVPKSLSNSLMNTKTISYNGCICQVFYFMFFTVSHFFLLGIMAYDRYFAICNPLHYETAMNRKACVKMAISAWITGLIYSTVYTGSTFTIEFCSNDISQFFCEIPQLFKIACSDSYLIAFWVICVGASLAFTYFALIVYSYVQIFRAVLRIPSAQGKEKAFSTCLPHLIVISVYFASGSFAYLKPTSGSLSAMDLVASMFYCMLPPVINPIIYSIRNRQLKSALWKLTAKFFTPIFLPQFAICFSSCKNIVKHF, from the exons ATGATCTTCCTAACATGTAGCCTTGGAAGCAGCGAGCATTCGAGTAGCACTTTTCAAATCCATATGCTAATTCCTATCAA AAAAACAACACAGATCACAACCAGGCATGAAAACGAAGCATGTAAACACTTTCATGAAATCACCCAAGATCTGCCCACAAACAGCTTG GAACCACACACAAGCACTATGTTCAACCAGTCATCTGGAGTGGTGGAATTCCTTCTGTATGGATTCTCTGATACTCAGGAATGGgagacatttcatttcattacttTCCTGGTCATTTATCTGATGGCTGTCACTGAAAACCTTCTCATCATCACAGTCATCACCTGCAGTCCTCAGCTTCACAAACCCATGTACTTCTTTCTagccaatctggcattccaagaCCTTGGCTCTATATCTGTCTCAGTTCCCAAATCCTTGTCAAATTCCCTGATGAACACAAAGACCATTTCATACAATGGATGCATCTGCCAGGTTTTCTACTTTATGTTCTTCACTGTATCTCATTTTTTCCTCCTTGGCATCATGGCATATGACCGCTACTTTGCTATCTGCAATCCTCTGCACTATGAGACTGCGATGAACAGAAAAGCATGTGTCAAAATGGCAATCAGTGCATGGATTACTGGGCTTATCTATTCCACAGTATATACTGGCAGTACATTCACAATTGAGTTCTGTTCTAATGACATCAGTCAGTTTTTCTGTGAAATTCCACAGTTATTCAAAATTGCTTGCTCTGATTCATATCTCATCGCATTTTGGGTTATTTGTGTTGGTGCGTCTCTGGCTTTTACATACTTTGCTCTGATAGTTTATTCTTATGTTCAGATCTTCAGGGCAGTTCTCAGAATTCCTTCTGCCCAGGGAAAGGAAAAGGCCTTCTCAACTTGCCTGCCACACCTTATTGTAATATCTGTATATTTTGCCAGTGGTTCATTTGCCTATCTAAAGCCAACTTCTGGGTCCCTATCAGCCATGGATCTTGTGGCTTCTATGTTCTACTGCATGTTGCCTCCAGTTATAAACCCTATAATCTATAGTATTCGGAATAGGCAACTGAAATCAGCATTGTGGAAGTTGACTGCAAAATTTTTCACCCCAATTTTTCTTCCCCAATTTGCAATATGTTTCTCTTCCTGTAAAAATAtagtaaaacatttttaa